A window of the bacterium genome harbors these coding sequences:
- a CDS encoding amidohydrolase family protein yields MIIDIHNHPAWYGYTPEKLVENMEENGIDITWLLTWECPQDEYSPEFLSFLPGTPEGPIPLSFSLPYIEKYPDKFVLGYAPDPRKPDAIDRLAFAISFYGVRVYGELKLRMMYDNPDAIRMYRFCAEKKLPVLVHIDYEIPTNVKYPRPNWWYGGGIEAFERAIKACPETIFIGHGPGFWAHISGDDQYDKVYYPQGKVVEGGKLIEMLRTYPNLYCDLSAGSGLNALQRDIDFAINFIFEFQDRLLFGRDFFDDNLYKFLTSLSLPQDILDKILYKNAMKLVPI; encoded by the coding sequence ATGATTATAGATATCCACAATCACCCTGCCTGGTATGGATATACCCCCGAGAAGCTCGTGGAAAATATGGAGGAAAACGGGATAGATATAACATGGTTACTCACCTGGGAATGCCCCCAGGATGAGTATAGCCCGGAGTTTCTAAGCTTCCTCCCGGGAACTCCCGAAGGACCCATTCCTCTTTCTTTCTCCCTTCCCTATATTGAAAAATATCCCGATAAATTCGTCCTCGGCTACGCCCCCGACCCAAGGAAGCCCGACGCAATAGACCGCCTCGCCTTCGCTATTTCCTTTTATGGAGTGAGGGTCTATGGAGAGCTGAAATTGAGGATGATGTATGATAATCCCGATGCCATAAGAATGTATCGCTTCTGTGCCGAGAAAAAGCTCCCCGTCCTCGTCCACATAGATTACGAAATCCCTACAAATGTCAAATACCCTCGCCCCAATTGGTGGTATGGTGGAGGCATTGAGGCTTTTGAAAGGGCTATCAAAGCCTGCCCAGAAACAATCTTCATCGGGCACGGTCCCGGGTTCTGGGCTCATATTTCTGGCGATGACCAATACGATAAGGTATATTATCCCCAGGGCAAGGTCGTAGAGGGTGGAAAGCTAATAGAGATGTTGAGGACTTACCCAAACCTATATTGCGATTTATCCGCAGGTTCCGGTTTAAATGCCCTCCAGAGGGATATTGATTTCGCAATAAACTTCATATTTGAGTTCCAGGACAGGTTGCTCTTTGGAAGAGACTTCTTTGACGATAATCTTTATAAATTCCTCACCTCTTTGTCACTTCCCCAAGATATTTTGGATAAAATCCTTTACAAAAATGCGATGAAATTAGTGCCTATCTAA